The nucleotide window TCATACCAACTTGATATTATATGAGTCAAAAACTAAAAGCACTCATAAAAGACCAGTCTAACCGTGTTTACATATGAAAGCTGAGTTGATATTATTATaatcatattatttttaactttttgatATCCAAATTGAGTTTCCATGAGAGCTGAGTTGACTTTAGTCACAAGTTGTGCTCTAGCAATAGAAGTGAGAAAGACAATCAgctaaaggaaaaaaaacccacaCAAGTCGACATAATAAAGATCCCACAGCAATTTAGCCACCAATCATGCTTTTAATCAACATAAAAACCTGGCAAACAAAGAATTGAAATGTTTTGCTCTCAGCACTATAATACATTACCTGTTCTTTCTCTTAGTATGACTCTGCATCGCTCTTGTCGAGTAAGAGAAGGCTctcttcataaaaataaacagtACAATATTTATATCCAGAAATCCCAAGATTTTTAAACTGTTTGCTCACAAGGTCTAGTGAAACTAGTTCCTGCCTCCCTTCTTTTGTTAGCAGTAACAGTACTTCCCCGCTCTTGCTAAAACATAAGGCCCTGGGTAAAAGTCTTTCTGGACCCTGTGGACCGAGAGTAATCAATTTGGTCCATGATTCCTTTCTGCCATACTCTTTCATCACCCATATATCAAGAACAGAATCTTCGCGCCTAGTATCCATCATGAAATCTTTACAACTGTTATCCCTCATAAACAGAGCAATAGATTTTTTGTTATCTGAAACAGACAATTGCAATCCCCACTTGGGATTCCAACTCATCTTCGGCATAGGTATCTTACCGAACACCTCCTTGCCCAGGTCAAACGTCAATATAAAATAGCGAGAATCATCATTTGTGTAACCAACTACAGGCCAATGAAGAACCCCATTAACAAAAGCATTCGATGCAGCTCCATCAGTTCGACATGCAGGAGAAACACAACCAAGACTCCTCCATGTGCCAGTGGCTAGGGAATAAACCTCAGCTACAGTTGGCCCCTCATCTTCATGTTGTAAAGTAACAAATCGCACAACCTTAAAGTCATTGGTCATAGCATCAAAACCGAACCCAATAGAAGCATCATACCCACCATGCGTCCTAAAGGTAACTCCAGGCCTGGGAAGGGTCACTAACTTTCTAATGGCTGGGTTCCATATAAAGAAGTTGTAACCATAACAGAGGATATCATCCGCAAGGCAGATTAGCCCGCTACAAGTGCCGACCACACGAAGATGAGAATTGCGCAGTTCTTGCTTTGGAGCAATTGGAAATTCGATCTTGGAGTACACATCAAAAGCCTGGTTATCATAATGCACAGAGTGAACCTCATCTTTTATCTCGGAAATGATCGTTTTGTGGCCGTAGGTGCTGCTTCTGTTACAAGAAATTATGTGGAGTAGGAGGAGGTCAATGTCATCCTGGTTAGCAAAATCGACTGTTAGGCTTAAGTGGGCGCAGATAAAGCTTTTGTTCATGATCATGGACCTCCATGCCTTGCACACTGAGGTGCAATTGATCAGAGATTTAACGGGTAGCCTAAATAGGATATCTTGCATGATTTCCTCAGGAAAAgcttcaaatttgaattcctgCATCGCTTGTGTTATATCTTGTATGTTATCCATGTCCAGCACATTCACGTAGTTATACCAACTGAGAAAAGAAGcagagataaataaataaatatccaGGGAGCTGTTTCTTACAGCAGAGTACCAATAGGAAGGAGCAACAAGAACCCCAAACGTCATAATTCTCAAATCAAACCCAATCTATACTCCATCAATCAAAACTCCAAACCCatcagggaaaaaaaaactaacactAAAGCCAAGCCCatcattttatttaaaaaaaatacccgACCCGCCCAGGGGCGGCCTAGGCGGCCGCCTAGCGCCT belongs to Prunus persica cultivar Lovell chromosome G4, Prunus_persica_NCBIv2, whole genome shotgun sequence and includes:
- the LOC18780244 gene encoding F-box/kelch-repeat protein At3g23880 is translated as MDNIQDITQAMQEFKFEAFPEEIMQDILFRLPVKSLINCTSVCKAWRSMIMNKSFICAHLSLTVDFANQDDIDLLLLHIISCNRSSTYGHKTIISEIKDEVHSVHYDNQAFDVYSKIEFPIAPKQELRNSHLRVVGTCSGLICLADDILCYGYNFFIWNPAIRKLVTLPRPGVTFRTHGGYDASIGFGFDAMTNDFKVVRFVTLQHEDEGPTVAEVYSLATGTWRSLGCVSPACRTDGAASNAFVNGVLHWPVVGYTNDDSRYFILTFDLGKEVFGKIPMPKMSWNPKWGLQLSVSDNKKSIALFMRDNSCKDFMMDTRREDSVLDIWVMKEYGRKESWTKLITLGPQGPERLLPRALCFSKSGEVLLLLTKEGRQELVSLDLVSKQFKNLGISGYKYCTVYFYEESLLLLDKSDAESY